A DNA window from Acomys russatus chromosome 7, mAcoRus1.1, whole genome shotgun sequence contains the following coding sequences:
- the LOC127191717 gene encoding ATP synthase membrane subunit K, mitochondrial-like — MAGAESDSQFQFTGIKKYFNSYTRTGRVNCVLATHGSTALLVLYFKLRSKKTPAVKAT, encoded by the coding sequence ATGGCTGGTGCAGAAAGTGATAGCCAGTTCCAGTTCACTGgtattaaaaagtatttcaacTCTTACACTCGCACAGGTAGAGTGAATTGTGTCCTGGCCACACATGGAAGCACTGCTTTGTTGGTCTTATACTTCAAGTTAAGGTCTAAGAAAACTCCTGCTGTGAAAGCAACATAA